A stretch of the Mycobacteroides immunogenum genome encodes the following:
- a CDS encoding response regulator transcription factor, which translates to MLMVDDDPDVRNSVARGLRHSGFDVRVAVDGRDALTQLAADEPDALVLDVQMPELDGVAVVTALRALGNDIPICVLSARDTVNDRIAGLEAGADDYLTKPFDLGELVARLRALLRRRGAGAGGMAVSAITVGQITVDASRRLVFVNGERVELSKREFDLLVVLAENTGVVLSRTRLLELVWGYDFDVETNVADVFVSYLRRKLEAGGASRVIHTVRGVGYVMREEP; encoded by the coding sequence GTGTTGATGGTCGATGACGACCCGGACGTTCGGAACTCGGTAGCCCGCGGGCTACGCCACTCGGGTTTCGACGTCCGGGTCGCTGTCGATGGCCGCGATGCGCTTACCCAGCTCGCGGCCGATGAGCCCGACGCCCTGGTGCTCGATGTGCAGATGCCCGAGCTCGACGGCGTGGCGGTGGTTACCGCACTACGGGCCCTCGGTAACGACATTCCGATCTGCGTGCTCAGCGCACGCGACACCGTCAACGATCGGATCGCCGGTCTAGAGGCCGGCGCGGACGACTATCTGACGAAACCCTTCGATCTTGGCGAGCTGGTGGCCCGCCTGCGCGCACTGCTGCGCCGTCGCGGTGCCGGCGCGGGCGGCATGGCGGTGTCCGCCATCACCGTCGGACAGATCACCGTGGACGCGTCGCGCCGGCTGGTCTTTGTCAACGGAGAGCGCGTCGAACTCAGCAAGCGCGAGTTCGACCTGCTGGTGGTGCTGGCCGAGAACACCGGCGTGGTGCTGAGCCGCACCCGGCTGCTGGAATTGGTGTGGGGGTACGACTTTGACGTCGAGACCAACGTGGCCGATGTCTTCGTGAGCTACCTGCGCCGCAAATTGGAAGCCGGGGGAGCCTCCCGGGTCATCCACACCGTCCGGGGAGTCGGGTACGTGATGCGGGAAGAGCCGTGA
- the glnA gene encoding type I glutamate--ammonia ligase, whose protein sequence is MDRQKEFVLRTLEERDIRFVRLWFTDVLGYLKSVSIAPAELEGAFEEGIGFDGSSIEGFARVSESDTVAHPDPSTFQVLPWTTSAGKHHSARMFCDIKLPDGSPSWSDPRHVLRRQLAKASDLGFSCYVHPEIEFFLLKNMPDDGSAPIPADDAGYFDQAVHEAAPNFRRHAIDALESMGISVEFSHHEGAPGQQEIDLRYADALSMADNVMTFRNVVKEVAIIDGVHATFMPKPFSDHPGSAMHTHMSLFEGDTNAFHNPDDPLQLSDVGKSFIAGILEHANEISAVTNQWVNSYKRLVQGGEAPTAASWGAANRSALVRVPMYTPNKSSSRRIEVRSPDSACNPYLTYAVLLAAGLRGVEQGYTLGPEAEDDVWQLTAAERRAMGYKELPSTLENALIAMEGSELVAEALGEHVFDFFLRNKRAEWARYRSNVTPFELRAYLGL, encoded by the coding sequence ATGGATCGTCAGAAGGAATTCGTGCTGCGCACGCTGGAAGAACGCGATATCCGTTTTGTCCGGCTGTGGTTCACCGACGTGCTCGGCTACCTCAAGAGCGTGTCCATCGCGCCCGCTGAGCTGGAGGGCGCGTTCGAGGAAGGCATCGGCTTCGACGGCTCGTCCATCGAAGGCTTCGCCCGTGTCTCTGAGTCGGACACCGTGGCGCATCCTGACCCGTCCACGTTCCAGGTGCTGCCCTGGACCACCAGCGCCGGCAAGCATCACTCGGCGCGCATGTTCTGCGATATCAAGCTGCCCGACGGATCGCCGTCGTGGTCGGATCCACGGCACGTGCTGCGCCGCCAGCTCGCCAAGGCAAGCGATTTGGGCTTTTCCTGCTACGTGCACCCGGAGATCGAGTTCTTCTTGCTGAAGAACATGCCCGACGATGGTTCGGCGCCGATCCCTGCCGACGACGCCGGGTACTTCGACCAGGCCGTGCACGAAGCAGCGCCGAACTTCCGCCGGCACGCCATCGACGCACTCGAATCCATGGGCATCTCCGTGGAATTCAGCCATCATGAGGGCGCACCCGGCCAGCAGGAGATCGACCTGCGGTACGCCGACGCGCTGTCCATGGCGGATAACGTGATGACGTTCCGCAACGTGGTCAAGGAAGTGGCCATCATCGACGGCGTGCATGCCACGTTCATGCCCAAGCCGTTCAGCGACCACCCCGGTAGTGCCATGCACACCCACATGAGTCTGTTCGAGGGCGACACCAACGCCTTCCACAATCCCGACGATCCGCTGCAGCTGTCCGATGTCGGCAAGTCGTTCATCGCGGGAATCCTGGAGCACGCCAACGAGATCAGTGCCGTCACCAACCAGTGGGTGAACTCCTACAAGCGGCTGGTGCAGGGCGGCGAGGCGCCCACGGCGGCATCGTGGGGCGCGGCCAACCGCTCGGCGCTGGTGCGGGTTCCGATGTACACGCCCAACAAGTCGTCTTCGCGCCGTATCGAGGTCCGCAGCCCAGATTCGGCCTGCAACCCGTACCTGACCTACGCGGTGCTGCTGGCCGCCGGTTTGCGCGGCGTCGAGCAGGGCTACACCCTGGGACCCGAGGCCGAGGACGATGTGTGGCAGCTGACCGCCGCCGAGCGCCGGGCCATGGGATATAAGGAGCTACCCAGCACCCTGGAGAATGCCCTCATCGCCATGGAGGGCTCCGAACTGGTGGCAGAGGCCTTGGGGGAGCACGTCTTCGACTTCTTCCTGCGTAACAAGAGAGCCGAGTGGGCGCGCTACCGCAGTAATGTGACCCCGTTCGAGCTGCGGGCCTATTTGGGGCTGTGA
- a CDS encoding nuclear transport factor 2 family protein, which produces MPSFSRAELEEAFAQHQATVHRCIETGDWNPYAEMYTEDALYIEHVVGRLHGKEAIRRYITAVMAEFPGNHMPSLPATWTVFDPEKGWVVCEIDNVMSDPGDGQHWGEPNLTVLHYAGDGLWSQQEDAYNPANMVKMVRRWCKAAETSGNLPQEAREWLTKYGSRKN; this is translated from the coding sequence ATGCCATCATTCAGTCGCGCCGAGCTCGAAGAAGCGTTCGCGCAACACCAGGCCACCGTCCATCGCTGCATCGAAACCGGCGATTGGAACCCCTACGCCGAGATGTACACCGAGGACGCCCTCTACATCGAGCACGTGGTGGGCCGACTACACGGCAAAGAGGCGATTCGGCGCTACATCACCGCGGTCATGGCGGAGTTCCCCGGGAACCACATGCCCAGCCTGCCCGCCACCTGGACGGTGTTTGATCCCGAAAAGGGTTGGGTGGTCTGCGAAATCGACAATGTCATGAGCGATCCGGGCGATGGTCAGCACTGGGGCGAGCCGAATTTGACGGTACTGCACTACGCCGGGGACGGGCTGTGGTCGCAGCAGGAGGACGCCTACAACCCCGCCAACATGGTCAAGATGGTGCGGCGCTGGTGCAAGGCGGCCGAGACCTCCGGCAATCTGCCCCAAGAGGCTCGTGAGTGGCTCACCAAATACGGGTCACGCAAAAACTGA
- a CDS encoding endonuclease/exonuclease/phosphatase family protein: MGALGWLLSILAILAIASRWVRSSWSPLIALTAGFPPTCLLMALGLLLFLAVRQWWGVLTAVVLIALQALAIAPMYLPDSAAEGTAVTVLQTNLRVGAGDAGAVVAAIREHDVGVVTVNELTPEARTKLVAAGIDSVLPYSYTVAEPLALGTGIWSRYPLTPVHQDDQGFAMRQIWAEAEIPGVGSVILVAAHTRPPEKDMSSPGWLTELDTMGRQLHALRSDVKVIVGGDFNATYDHFAFRQILTGGFADAVDQAGGGWLPTWREGRWYTRLIGIDHVLTRGATATAVSTEEIYGTDHRALIATVVVPNSSS, from the coding sequence GTGGGGGCATTGGGCTGGCTGCTGTCCATCCTCGCCATCCTGGCAATTGCCTCGCGGTGGGTGCGGTCCAGCTGGTCGCCCCTGATCGCGCTGACCGCCGGTTTTCCGCCCACCTGTCTACTGATGGCGCTAGGGCTGTTGCTGTTCCTTGCGGTGCGGCAGTGGTGGGGTGTGCTCACCGCCGTCGTGCTGATCGCGTTGCAGGCGCTGGCCATCGCGCCGATGTACTTGCCCGACAGCGCCGCCGAGGGAACCGCGGTGACGGTGCTGCAGACCAACCTACGGGTGGGTGCCGGCGATGCGGGGGCGGTGGTGGCCGCGATTCGTGAACACGACGTAGGCGTGGTGACGGTTAATGAGCTCACCCCGGAAGCGCGAACCAAACTCGTTGCCGCGGGTATTGATTCGGTCCTTCCGTATTCGTACACCGTCGCCGAACCGTTGGCCCTGGGCACCGGGATCTGGAGTCGGTATCCGTTGACCCCGGTGCACCAAGACGATCAGGGTTTCGCGATGCGGCAGATTTGGGCAGAGGCGGAGATTCCGGGCGTGGGCTCCGTCATACTGGTCGCGGCGCACACCCGCCCGCCGGAGAAGGACATGAGCTCACCGGGCTGGCTCACCGAATTGGACACCATGGGGCGCCAACTGCATGCGCTACGTTCCGACGTGAAAGTCATTGTCGGCGGCGATTTTAACGCCACCTACGACCATTTCGCGTTCCGGCAGATCCTTACCGGTGGATTCGCCGACGCGGTGGACCAGGCCGGCGGCGGGTGGCTGCCTACCTGGCGCGAAGGGCGCTGGTACACAAGGCTGATCGGTATCGACCATGTGCTGACCCGGGGCGCGACCGCTACCGCGGTGAGCACCGAGGAGATCTATGGCACCGACCACCGGGCGCTGATCGCCACGGTGGTGGTGCCTAATTCTTCTTCTTGA
- a CDS encoding DUF1883 domain-containing protein produces the protein MKVPYMNLGQQPEGTVVEVIMQGGEAFVEVLDDNNLGLLTDGQVHTYFGQNLNAEPPYNPETHVTRLIIQH, from the coding sequence ATGAAAGTTCCATACATGAACCTGGGACAACAACCGGAGGGGACGGTTGTCGAAGTCATCATGCAAGGGGGTGAAGCATTCGTGGAAGTACTCGACGACAACAACCTGGGCCTGCTCACCGACGGACAAGTCCACACCTACTTCGGCCAAAACCTCAACGCAGAACCCCCGTACAACCCTGAAACTCACGTAACTCGGCTCATAATTCAACATTGA
- a CDS encoding sensor histidine kinase encodes MKRSLSLRTRVAVAAFLAAGLVVALIGIVAGIALVRNDTRQLDRRLDMLTDAVQATTRHGETTFVLTVRDTKSGGLVIFRGVELPRLPLGTRNVTVGDVNYRVRTIENPEEQTVISLGTRSDTVLVNHRGIPVFIALGVLSMLLAGGFAWLFAGRAVRPLHQLTDQTRQLDTDGLQVAAVRGARESEELAEAMAAMLGRVSAAQSETTKSLLAARDFAASAAHELRTPLTAMRADLDTLRAHDLSDDERVEVIGDLQRAQRRVEATITALGQLASGDLARLEDRELVDIADLLDRVAGDALMHRTDAPDITVNVDDGGVVLGWPDGLRLAVDNLVRNAINHGDAKHIVLSANRHDDRLVIVVDDDGTGLPEADRERVLGRFERGPGAKPGGLGLGLALVAQQAALHGGDVVLSSSPLGGLRATLTIAAK; translated from the coding sequence GTGAAACGCTCGCTGTCCCTGCGCACCCGCGTCGCGGTCGCGGCGTTTCTCGCCGCCGGACTAGTGGTTGCCCTGATTGGCATTGTCGCCGGGATTGCCTTGGTGCGCAACGATACTCGACAACTTGATCGGCGCCTCGACATGCTGACCGACGCGGTACAGGCCACCACCCGCCATGGCGAAACCACCTTCGTGCTGACGGTGCGGGACACCAAGAGCGGCGGGCTGGTCATCTTCCGCGGAGTCGAACTACCCCGCCTGCCGTTGGGGACCAGGAACGTGACCGTCGGTGATGTGAACTACCGGGTACGGACCATCGAGAACCCCGAAGAACAGACGGTGATTTCACTGGGGACACGCTCAGACACGGTGCTGGTCAATCACCGCGGCATTCCGGTGTTCATCGCTTTAGGCGTGCTGTCGATGCTGCTGGCCGGCGGATTCGCCTGGCTGTTCGCTGGGCGTGCGGTGCGGCCGCTGCACCAGCTCACCGACCAGACCCGCCAGTTGGACACCGACGGCCTGCAGGTCGCCGCGGTGCGCGGCGCCCGTGAATCCGAGGAGCTTGCCGAGGCCATGGCCGCCATGCTTGGCCGAGTGTCGGCGGCGCAGTCCGAAACCACCAAATCCCTTTTGGCAGCCCGCGATTTCGCCGCCAGTGCGGCGCACGAGCTGCGCACGCCGCTCACTGCGATGCGCGCTGACCTGGACACTCTGCGCGCACACGACCTTTCGGACGATGAGCGCGTCGAGGTGATCGGAGATCTACAGCGCGCGCAGCGACGCGTCGAGGCCACCATCACCGCGCTCGGCCAGTTGGCCTCCGGTGACCTTGCCCGGCTTGAGGACCGCGAACTGGTAGATATCGCCGACCTATTGGATCGGGTGGCCGGGGACGCGTTGATGCACCGCACCGATGCACCGGACATCACCGTGAATGTCGACGACGGCGGTGTGGTGCTGGGCTGGCCGGACGGGCTGCGGCTGGCCGTGGACAACCTGGTACGCAACGCCATCAACCACGGCGACGCCAAACATATTGTGCTGTCGGCAAACCGCCATGATGACCGGCTGGTCATCGTGGTCGACGACGACGGCACCGGCCTGCCTGAGGCCGATCGGGAGCGGGTGCTCGGGCGATTCGAACGCGGACCCGGTGCCAAGCCCGGCGGGCTGGGCCTGGGACTGGCACTCGTCGCGCAGCAGGCCGCGTTGCACGGCGGAGACGTGGTGCTGTCCTCAAGTCCACTGGGTGGTCTGCGCGCGACGCTGACCATCGCCGCAAAATAA
- a CDS encoding DoxX family protein, whose protein sequence is MASSSTSNSVAKLDGATPVALSLFRIVFGFLFTIHGTAILFRWPELTPPMPVSESWSLGWWAGALEFLTGVAILFGAGTRAAAFLASGTMAVAYFTQHQPTGLLPIQNNGELAALFCWGFFLLIFTGGGSLSIDAALKKKN, encoded by the coding sequence ATGGCCTCTTCCAGCACGTCCAACTCGGTCGCCAAGCTCGACGGCGCCACACCCGTTGCCCTGTCCCTGTTTCGTATCGTCTTCGGATTCCTGTTCACCATTCACGGCACCGCGATCCTGTTCCGCTGGCCCGAATTGACGCCTCCGATGCCGGTATCCGAATCGTGGTCGCTGGGCTGGTGGGCGGGTGCCCTCGAGTTCCTCACCGGCGTCGCGATTCTGTTCGGTGCCGGTACCCGCGCGGCGGCGTTCCTGGCCTCGGGCACCATGGCGGTCGCCTACTTCACCCAGCACCAGCCCACCGGGCTGCTACCGATTCAAAACAACGGCGAGCTGGCCGCCTTGTTCTGCTGGGGCTTTTTCCTGCTGATTTTCACCGGCGGCGGATCGCTGTCCATCGACGCGGCGCTCAAGAAGAAGAATTAG
- a CDS encoding hemophore-related protein, translating into MKYASIVLSLGVVVGALGVAVPAQAKPGDCTVSEEARLDAVADTKRAEYLERHPDVNAGMSNALKNTPGDGEAKHQAVQAYLDTNPAAKADLDAIRQPVQDFKNRCWPQG; encoded by the coding sequence ATGAAGTACGCATCGATCGTCCTGAGTCTCGGTGTTGTCGTCGGTGCGCTTGGCGTCGCGGTACCGGCTCAGGCGAAGCCAGGTGATTGCACCGTCTCTGAGGAAGCCCGACTCGACGCCGTGGCGGACACCAAGCGGGCCGAATATCTGGAGCGTCATCCGGACGTCAACGCTGGGATGAGCAATGCTCTCAAGAACACCCCTGGGGACGGAGAGGCCAAGCACCAGGCCGTGCAGGCCTACCTCGATACGAATCCGGCGGCCAAGGCCGATCTGGATGCGATCCGTCAGCCCGTGCAGGACTTCAAGAATCGCTGCTGGCCGCAGGGCTAG
- a CDS encoding DoxX family protein — protein sequence MALTELENKLTGLTPIALSAFRIVVGFLFFLHGTSHLFGWPLASYLQPVGALPWWAGIIEFVGGGAIFLGIGTRLAAFVTSGAMAVAYFTYHQPQGLLPIQNSGEAAALYSWIFFLLVFTGGGSFSLDRFVTRAKR from the coding sequence ATGGCTCTCACTGAACTCGAAAACAAGCTCACCGGTCTGACTCCGATCGCGCTGTCGGCCTTCCGGATCGTGGTGGGATTTCTGTTCTTCCTGCACGGCACGTCACACCTGTTCGGGTGGCCCCTGGCCTCCTATCTACAGCCGGTCGGCGCGCTGCCGTGGTGGGCCGGAATCATCGAATTCGTTGGCGGAGGGGCGATCTTCCTCGGCATTGGCACCAGATTGGCCGCCTTCGTGACATCTGGCGCGATGGCGGTCGCCTACTTCACCTACCACCAGCCGCAGGGCCTCTTGCCCATCCAGAACAGCGGCGAGGCCGCCGCGCTGTACAGCTGGATCTTCTTCCTGCTGGTGTTCACCGGGGGCGGATCGTTCTCCCTGGACCGATTCGTTACCCGCGCTAAGCGCTAA
- a CDS encoding hemophore-related protein translates to MKFTSAVISGVVGAGAVASALAFAGAADAAPSKCTAAEFARTHSTVSSQVASYLDKNPTINDGITNAAKGAPEGQRHEAIKTYLDGQPAAKAELDKIRQPLTSLKNSCGADTDDAAPAAPAALTGQVPAEQPATENAPAEQPQQPWNPFAPQQQPAQEATETANTQQAAPAKPATPNVAAVVDQQDV, encoded by the coding sequence ATGAAGTTCACCTCTGCTGTCATCAGTGGTGTCGTTGGCGCCGGCGCGGTGGCCAGCGCCCTGGCATTCGCCGGCGCTGCCGACGCGGCTCCGAGCAAGTGCACCGCCGCTGAGTTCGCCCGCACCCACTCAACCGTGTCGAGCCAGGTCGCGAGCTACCTGGACAAGAACCCGACCATCAACGACGGAATCACCAACGCCGCCAAGGGCGCTCCCGAGGGTCAGCGTCACGAGGCCATCAAGACCTACCTGGACGGCCAGCCCGCCGCCAAGGCCGAGCTGGACAAGATCCGCCAGCCGCTGACCAGCCTGAAGAACAGCTGCGGCGCGGACACCGATGACGCCGCCCCGGCCGCTCCCGCCGCACTGACAGGTCAGGTGCCCGCCGAGCAGCCCGCCACCGAGAACGCTCCCGCCGAGCAGCCGCAGCAGCCGTGGAACCCCTTCGCGCCGCAGCAGCAGCCGGCCCAGGAGGCCACCGAAACTGCCAACACCCAGCAGGCCGCCCCGGCCAAGCCGGCCACGCCGAACGTGGCCGCAGTGGTTGATCAGCAGGACGTCTAA
- a CDS encoding bifunctional [glutamine synthetase] adenylyltransferase/[glutamine synthetase]-adenylyl-L-tyrosine phosphorylase: protein MTRSSERSKVPGVGRLGLVDARAAALLEELGWTTEAHVPLLWSLSRSPDADAALLTLIRLREEMGPQWAALDRELSTDTSLRGRLLAVLGSSLALGDHLVARPDRWQLLVGDIQLESKSALQERFLAAVGAVDGRASVSEGAAISALRDAYRDRLLVLAALDLAATVENEPVLPFPVVGQHLSDLADAALTAALAVAVSLVVPEGQAPPRLAVIAMGKCGARELNYVSDVDVIFVAEEADSLTTRVAGEMMRVGSSTFFEVDAALRPEGKAGALVRTLESHVAYYRRWAKTWEFQALLKARPAVGDSDLGKAYIDALMPMVWTACEREDFVPEVQAMRRRVESLVPADLREREIKLGTGGLRDVEFAVQLLQLVHGRADESLHVASTVDALSVLSAGGYIGRDDGANLTASYEFLRLLEHRLQLQRLKRTHTLPAPEDTEAMRWLARAAHVRPDGQNDALGVLRAEIKRQALRVSRLHAKLFYQPLLESVTEFDKEALGLSNEAAVRQLAALGYQQPQHALSHLSALTKEGGRRGRIQSILLPTLLDWLADTPDPDAGLLAYRRVSEALVDQTWYLRTLRDEGAVAKRLMQILGTSAYVPDLIMRAPEVIQLYADGPNGPKLLEADPASVAKALIASSARHADPERAIAAARSLRRRELARVASADLLGLLDVVEVCGALTSVWVAVLQAALDAVIKASIVAGEEAPAVISVIGMGRLGGGELGYGSDADVLYVCEARGDASDAEAVRWSATVAEKVGKLLGAPSTDPPLQVDTGLRPEGRNGPLVRTLAAYEAYYAQWAQPWEVQALLRAHSVAGDADLGLRFLHMIDKTRYPAGGIGLDAVREIRRIKARVDAERLPRGADPNTNTKLGRGGLADVEWTVQLLQLRYAHEHQSLHSTSTLQTLRAAAEAGLIEADDAELLRQAWLTATNARNALVLARGKPTDQLPGPGRLLNTVAAAAGWPDNDGGEFLDNYLRVTRRAKAVVQRVFGE, encoded by the coding sequence GTGACTCGATCTTCTGAGCGTTCAAAGGTCCCCGGCGTCGGGCGACTGGGCCTTGTCGACGCGCGGGCCGCGGCACTGCTCGAAGAGCTGGGTTGGACCACCGAGGCGCACGTTCCGCTGCTGTGGTCGCTCTCGCGTTCTCCCGACGCAGATGCCGCGCTGCTCACCCTGATCCGGCTGCGCGAGGAGATGGGCCCACAGTGGGCCGCACTGGATCGGGAGCTGAGCACCGACACCTCGCTGCGGGGGCGGCTGCTGGCGGTGCTCGGGTCGTCGCTGGCACTCGGTGATCATCTGGTGGCCCGTCCCGATCGTTGGCAGCTATTGGTCGGAGACATCCAGCTGGAGTCGAAATCGGCTCTGCAAGAACGCTTTTTGGCAGCAGTCGGGGCCGTCGACGGGCGGGCCTCGGTCTCGGAGGGCGCCGCCATCTCGGCGCTGCGGGACGCCTATCGCGACCGGCTGCTGGTGCTGGCCGCGCTTGATCTGGCGGCCACCGTCGAAAACGAACCGGTGCTGCCGTTCCCGGTGGTGGGACAGCACCTGTCAGATCTGGCCGATGCCGCGCTGACGGCGGCGCTGGCAGTAGCGGTGTCACTTGTGGTTCCCGAGGGGCAGGCCCCGCCCCGGCTCGCGGTCATCGCGATGGGCAAATGTGGTGCACGCGAACTCAATTACGTCAGCGATGTCGATGTCATCTTTGTCGCGGAGGAAGCCGACTCGCTGACCACCCGCGTCGCCGGCGAGATGATGCGGGTGGGGTCCAGCACCTTCTTCGAGGTGGACGCGGCGCTTCGCCCGGAGGGCAAGGCCGGGGCGCTGGTCCGCACCCTGGAGTCGCATGTCGCGTACTACCGCCGTTGGGCCAAGACCTGGGAATTTCAGGCGCTACTCAAGGCGCGTCCCGCCGTCGGCGATTCCGACCTGGGTAAGGCGTACATCGACGCGCTCATGCCCATGGTGTGGACCGCTTGTGAGCGTGAGGATTTCGTACCCGAGGTGCAGGCCATGCGCCGCCGGGTGGAATCACTGGTGCCCGCCGATCTGCGCGAGCGTGAGATCAAACTGGGCACCGGTGGTCTGCGTGACGTCGAATTCGCGGTGCAGCTGCTGCAGCTGGTGCATGGCCGCGCTGACGAGTCGCTGCATGTGGCATCGACTGTCGACGCGCTGAGCGTGCTGTCGGCCGGGGGCTACATCGGTCGTGACGACGGCGCCAATCTCACTGCGTCCTATGAATTTTTGCGGCTGCTGGAGCATCGACTGCAGCTGCAGCGCCTCAAGCGCACACACACCCTGCCCGCACCAGAGGACACCGAGGCAATGCGCTGGCTGGCCCGGGCGGCGCATGTACGTCCCGACGGGCAAAACGATGCTCTCGGAGTGTTGCGCGCCGAGATCAAGCGGCAAGCGTTGCGGGTGTCGCGTCTGCACGCAAAGTTGTTCTACCAACCGCTGCTGGAATCGGTGACCGAGTTCGACAAGGAAGCGCTGGGGCTGTCCAACGAGGCGGCGGTGCGTCAGCTCGCCGCCCTGGGATACCAGCAGCCGCAGCACGCCCTCAGTCACCTCTCTGCGCTGACCAAAGAGGGTGGGCGGCGTGGACGTATCCAATCCATCCTGCTGCCAACGCTTTTGGACTGGCTGGCGGATACCCCCGACCCGGACGCTGGGCTGCTGGCCTACCGCCGGGTGAGCGAGGCGCTGGTCGACCAAACCTGGTACCTGCGCACCCTGCGTGATGAGGGCGCGGTGGCCAAGCGGTTGATGCAGATCTTGGGCACCTCGGCGTATGTGCCCGATCTCATCATGCGCGCACCGGAAGTGATCCAGCTGTATGCGGACGGACCCAACGGCCCCAAACTCCTTGAGGCAGATCCAGCTTCGGTAGCCAAGGCGCTCATCGCGTCATCGGCGCGGCACGCCGATCCCGAGCGGGCCATCGCGGCGGCACGGTCATTGCGGCGCCGGGAGCTGGCGCGGGTGGCCTCGGCGGATCTGCTGGGCCTGCTGGATGTGGTGGAGGTTTGTGGTGCGCTCACCTCGGTGTGGGTGGCGGTGCTGCAGGCGGCACTGGACGCGGTGATCAAGGCGAGCATTGTGGCGGGGGAGGAGGCGCCCGCCGTCATCTCCGTCATCGGAATGGGCCGGCTGGGCGGCGGAGAGCTCGGTTACGGGTCCGATGCGGATGTCCTCTACGTGTGTGAGGCGCGCGGCGATGCCTCCGACGCTGAGGCGGTCCGGTGGTCGGCGACCGTTGCCGAGAAGGTGGGCAAGCTGCTCGGCGCGCCCAGCACCGACCCGCCGCTGCAGGTGGACACCGGGCTGCGGCCGGAAGGTCGCAACGGACCGCTGGTGCGCACCCTGGCCGCCTACGAGGCGTACTACGCGCAGTGGGCGCAGCCATGGGAGGTGCAAGCGCTGCTGCGGGCGCACAGCGTCGCCGGAGATGCAGATCTGGGGCTGCGGTTCCTGCACATGATCGACAAGACGCGGTATCCGGCCGGCGGTATCGGCCTGGACGCGGTGCGCGAGATCCGCCGGATCAAGGCGAGGGTGGATGCCGAGCGGCTGCCGCGCGGCGCGGACCCGAATACCAATACCAAGCTGGGGCGTGGCGGCCTGGCCGACGTGGAATGGACCGTGCAGCTGCTGCAGCTGCGTTACGCACACGAGCACCAGTCGCTGCACAGCACCTCGACCCTGCAAACGCTGCGGGCCGCGGCGGAAGCCGGGCTCATCGAGGCCGACGATGCCGAGCTGCTGCGCCAGGCCTGGCTGACCGCGACCAACGCGCGCAACGCGCTGGTGCTGGCGCGCGGCAAGCCGACCGACCAGCTGCCCGGCCCCGGACGGCTGCTCAACACCGTGGCCGCGGCTGCCGGTTGGCCCGACAACGACGGCGGCGAGTTCCTGGACAACTATTTGCGGGTGACTAGGCGGGCAAAGGCCGTGGTGCAGAGGGTGTTTGGGGAGTAG